A genomic segment from Glycine soja cultivar W05 chromosome 18, ASM419377v2, whole genome shotgun sequence encodes:
- the LOC114395353 gene encoding uncharacterized protein LOC114395353 produces MEVREDFMDESTLSMMEVREDFMVSPIGDSEPSLRTAYFLKPLAKSLDGSVSEVLSSSKTMQLPPVFEPKEWPLVVHFKGWPKLKRKWVEWVDALQVRYGSVWKKVGIFDAIMSTKCSIVKDENLCFGVAEKWCPKTNTFLFPWGEATITLEDVMVLGAYPLVGDPIFTPLQSQEMIEVEKKLIHARQQPLRKNGAKVTTSLWMNLFLNSGSEIEHEAFLATWLTMVGFSHNGLMSKFVFPIAIHLARGNSIALGPAVLASIYKDLSLLKKTIVDFTNDKLELEVTLLSPFYLVQIWVWERFMNLQPQPMLINQEDPMLFRWHKVNTLKIDNVRLALDSAMEHFRWRPYVQYAGKFKVFYPENETLVLIDTNLDKEPTGLLVSFVTCLRVSVLVGIQSTIKKYLPHRVAMQFGMDQDVPGRVPTFHGTEAIAWKNYCRTISDRSLYFPARLFEGDVTTRYAMWWKQSVLCRHHDFAKNIVQRKRSLRPPPHGPHVLKANKKGYDADVPPGFSHLKTAPSGNSGEDNGEPLMGGLEEDFGDANGRKESRLSSESCSCASGIKVKYLEQRINRLETVIKKLKIEKFGHS; encoded by the coding sequence ATGGAGGTGAGAGAAGATTTCATGGATGAATCAACGTTGAGCATGATGGAGGTGAGGGAAGATTTCATGGTTTCACCTATTGGTGACAGTGAACCATCTTTGAGAACTGCCTATTTTCTGAAACCCCTTGCAAAGTCCCTTGATGGATCAGTTTCTGAGGTTCTATCATCTTCCAAGACTATGCAACTGCCACCTGTGTTTGAACCAAAGGAGTGGCCTTTGGTGGTCCATTTCAAAGGGTGGCCCAAGCTAAAGCGGAAATGGGTTGAATGGGTGGATGCACTTCAAGTAAGATATGGATCAGTGTGGAAGAAAGTTGGTATCTTTGATGCCATAATGAGTACCAAGTGTTCCATAGTGAAAGACGAAAACTTGTGTTTTGGGGTTGCTGAGAAGTGGTGTCCTAAGACAAATACCTTCTTGTTTCCATGGGGGGAGGCAACAATCACCTTGGAAGATGTGATGGTGTTGGGGGCTTACCCTCTTGTTGGTGATCCTATCTTCACTCCACTTCAAAGCCAGGAAATGATAGAGGTGGAGAAGAAATTGATTCATGCAAGACAGCAACCCTTGAGGAAGAACGGAGCTAAGGTTACGACATCATTATGGATGAATCTTTTTCTCAATAGTGGGAGTGAAATTGAGCATGAAGCATTCCTTGCAACTTGGTTGACAATGGTTGGTTTTTCTCACAATGGCTTGATGAGTAAGTTTGTTTTCCCCATTGCTATTCATCTTGCTAGAGGGAATTCCATTGCTTTGGGACCAGCAGTTTTAGCCAGCATATATAAGGATTTGAGTCTGTTAAAGAAAACAATAGTAGATTTCACTAATGATAAATTGGAATTGGAGGTTACTCTTCTGTCACCCTTTTACCTGGTCCAAATTTGGGTGTGGGAGAGGTTCATGAATTTGCAACCACAGCCCATGTTGATAAACCAAGAAGACCCTATGTTGTTTAGGTGGCACAAGGTTAATACCTTGAAAATTGACAATGTGAGATTGGCACTGGACTCGGCTATGGAGCATTTCCGTTGGCGCCCTTATGTTCAATATGCTGGTAAGTTCAAGGTGTTTTATCCAGAAAATGAAACTTTGGTACTAATTGATACAAATTTGGATAAAGAACCTACGGGACTACTAGTGTCTTTTGTTACATGCTTGAGAGTTTCTGTGCTTGTTGGAATTCAGTCTACTATAAAGAAGTATCTGCCACATAGAGTTGCTATGCAATTTGGAATGGATCAAGATGTTCCTGGTCGTGTGCCTACATTTCATGGGACTGAAGCCATTGCATGGAAAAATTACTGCAGGACCATATCTGATAGGAGTTTGTATTTTCCTGCTAGGCTTTTTGAGGGAGATGTTACCACACGTTATGCAATGTGGTGGAAGCAATCAGTACTATGTCGTCATCATGATTTTGCAAAGAATATTGTGCAGCGAAAGAGAAGTCTGAGGCCTCCTCCTCATGGGCCACATGTATTGAAAGCAAATAAAAAGGGTTATGATGCTGATGTTCCACCTGGTTTTTCTCATTTGAAAACTGCTCCATCTGGAAATTCTGGTGAAGACAACGGTGAGCCATTGATGGGGGGTCTGGAGGAAGATTTTGGggatgcaaatgggagaaaagaATCAAGGCTGTCTAGTGAAAGCTGTAGCTGTGCATCTGGAATAAAAGTGAAGTATCTTGAACAGAGAATCAACAGACTGGAGAcagtgattaaaaaattaaaaatagaaaaatttggTCATAGTTGa
- the LOC114395714 gene encoding probable calcium-binding protein CML13, whose amino-acid sequence MRALGFEMTEEHINQMIADLDKDGSGAIDYEEFEYMMTTKIGERDSKEGKISASDIKCIAKEPGQNFTNREIPELVDEADQDNCPVVSAEEFIRMLLDTPYYGH is encoded by the exons ATGAG GGCCCTTGGATTTGAGATGACAGAAGAG CACATTAATCAAATGATAGCAGATTTGGACAAGGATGGAAGTGGAGCAATTGATTATGAAGAATTTGAGTACATGATGACAACCAAAATAGGAGAGCGGGACAGTAAAGAG GGAAAGATATCTGCATCAGACATCAAGTGCATTGCAAAAGAGCCAggtcaaaatttcactaacaGAGAGATTCCGGAGTTGGTTGATGAAGCAGACCAAGATA ATTGTCCTGTAGTTAGTGCAGAGGAGTTTATAAGGATGTTGCTCGATACCCCCTACTACGGCCACTAA